The following coding sequences are from one Salvia hispanica cultivar TCC Black 2014 chromosome 3, UniMelb_Shisp_WGS_1.0, whole genome shotgun sequence window:
- the LOC125210229 gene encoding dynamin-related protein 4C-like, protein MGRKGVFKASLLETKSQSSSEFHQSLSLVSVSQDVVGSSPPTAAPLVSSYNDRIRPLLDAVDRLRHLKIMQEGIQLPTIVVVGDQSSGKSSVLESLAGIRLPRGDGICTRVPLIMSLKNHTSPEPQLFLEFNGRTVQTDEENVVNVINYATQEIAGQGKGISNTPLTLVVKKKGVPDLTMIDLPGITRVPVKGQPEDISEQISSIIMNYITPEESIILNVLSAGVDFPTCESIKMSQRVDKTGQRTLAVVTKADKNAEGLLEKIVADDVNIGLGYVCVINRVGDESYDEARAKEARLFETNPMLARIDKSIVGIPALAARLTAIQANIIVKCLPDIVRKINEKLSANVEELNKMPKNMSSVGEAMTAFMNILGSARESLRKILLRGEFDEYPTDDDMHATARLAEMMNKYSEELRSAKTDDGNEKFLIDEIKVLEESRSVGLPNFIPKSAFRSLLAKKVKEVSGTPFDCAERMWSYVQNVVIAVLVQHCDNYPQLISCTRRAAQNLIWRKKEVSEAYISDLVEMEKLSDYTCNGEYTASWNKLMAEQGGFMEKVRGKCTEAKVSRFGDVHVEHLWDQNEDEVRVAYDLKMRMVSYWEVVTRRMVDNLVLHLLFSVQKLVNKEVDKEIIDEVMGPQGNGLERMLEESPSLSEKRSKLHSSIALLKQSKDIVATMMDNISA, encoded by the coding sequence atgggaCGCAAAGGTGTTTTCAAAGCTAGTTTACTAGAGACAAAGTCTCAAAGCTCAAGCGAATTTCACCAGAGCCTCTCTCTGGTGAGCGTCTCTCAAGATGTCGTTGGATCATCTCCACCCACGGCCGCCCCTCTCGTGTCGTCCTACAACGACCGCATCCGGCCACTCCTCGACGCCGTGGACCGCCTCCGCCACCTGAAGATCATGCAGGAGGGCATCCAGCTCCCCACCATCGTCGTGGTCGGCGACCAGTCCTCCGGCAAGTCCAGCGTCCTCGAGTCCCTCGCCGGCATCCGCCTCCCCCGCGGCGACGGCATTTGCACCCGCGTCCCTCTAATCATGAGCCTCAAGAATCACACAAGCCCCGAGCCTCAGTTGTTTCTAGAATTCAACGGGAGAACCGTCCAGACAGATGAAGAAAATGTTGTGAATGTGATAAACTACGCTACTCAAGAGATAGCCGGACAAGGGAAGGGCATCTCCAACACTCCATTAACTCTCGTCGTCAAGAAGAAAGGCGTCCCCGATCTCACCATGATCGATCTCCCCGGGATTACAAGGGTCCCGGTGAAAGGCCAGCCGGAGGATATCTCCGAACAGATCTCCAGCATTATCATGAATTACATAACTCCGGAGGAGAGTATAATTCTGAATGTGCTGTCAGCCGGCGTCGATTTCCCTACTTGCGAGTCCATCAAGATGTCGCAGAGAGTGGATAAGACGGGGCAGAGGACGCTCGCCGTAGTAACAAAGGCTGATAAAAATGCGGAGGGGCTGCTGGAGAAGATCGTCGCCGACGATGTCAACATCGGCCTTGGATACGTCTGCGTCATCAACCGCGTCGGCGATGAGTCCTACGATGAGGCTCGGGCTAAGGAGGCGCGGCTGTTTGAGACGAATCCCATGCTTGCCAGGATTGACAAGTCAATTGTTGGAATTCCGGCTTTGGCTGCACGCCTGACTGCGATTCAGGCCAACATTATCGTGAAATGCTTGCCTGACATTGTTCGCAAAATCAACGAGAAGCTCTCTGCCAATGTGGAAGAGCTCAACAAAATGCCTAAGAATATGAGCTCTGTTGGTGAGGCGATGACGGCCTTCATGAACATTCTAGGGAGTGCGAGGGAATCTCTCAGGAAGATTCTGTTGCGGGGGGAGTTTGATGAGTACCCAACTGATGATGATATGCACGCTACTGCGAGATTAGCGGAGATGATGAACAAGTACTCGGAGGAGCTGCGGTCTGCAAAAACTGACGACGGGAATGAGAAGTTTCTTATTGATGAAATCAAAGTGTTGGAGGAGAGCCGGTCAGTGGGGCTGCCGAATTTCATCCCTAAATCGGCTTTCCGCAGTTTGTTGGCGAAGAAGGTGAAGGAGGTGTCGGGTACGCCGTTTGATTGTGCTGAGAGGATGTGGAGCTATGTGCAGAATGTAGTTATTGCAGTGCTGGTACAGCATTGCGATAACTACCCTCAGCTCATATCTTGCACGAGGCGGGCTGCGCAGAATCTGATATGGAGGAAGAAGGAGGTGTCGGAGGCGTACATAAGCGATTTGGTTGAGATGGAGAAGCTCTCAGATTACACGTGCAATGGGGAGTACACGGCCTCGTGGAACAAGCTGATGGCAGAGCAGGGCGGGTTCATGGAGAAGGTCCGGGGCAAGTGCACGGAGGCGAAGGTGAGCAGGTTTGGGGATGTTCATGTTGAGCATCTTTGGGATCAAAATGAGGATGAGGTGCGGGTGGCGTATGATCTGAAGATGAGGATGGTTTCGTATTGGGAGGTTGTGACGAGGCGGATGGTTGATAATCTGGTGCTGCACTTGCTGTTTAGTGTACAGAAGCTCGTGAACAAGGAGGTGGATAAGGAGATCATCGATGAAGTGATGGGGCCGCAAGGGAATGGGCTCGAGAGGATGCTGGAGGAGTCGCCGTCACTGTCGGAGAAGAGGAGCAAGTTGCATAGCAGCATTGCCTTGCTCAAGCAGAGTAAGGATATTGTTGCTACCATGATGGACAACATTTCTGCTTAA